One genomic window of Candidatus Rokuibacteriota bacterium includes the following:
- a CDS encoding tetratricopeptide repeat protein, with the protein MAAVMVVVLVVLTVQQVRVWRDSVSLWSHAVALEPANRFARINLGGAYVEQGRMPEAIAQYREVLRLSRDKAPWYAVLGWLYARSGLVADALPLFVEALRLEPGRPDACANVRQAVGILGVPAPPELSGCPPAG; encoded by the coding sequence GTGGCAGCGGTAATGGTGGTGGTTCTGGTCGTGCTGACGGTGCAGCAGGTCCGGGTCTGGCGCGACTCGGTATCGCTCTGGAGCCATGCGGTGGCGCTCGAGCCCGCCAACCGCTTCGCGCGGATCAATCTCGGCGGCGCCTACGTCGAGCAGGGACGCATGCCCGAGGCCATTGCCCAGTACCGCGAGGTGCTCAGGCTCTCCCGCGACAAGGCCCCGTGGTACGCCGTGCTCGGCTGGTTGTACGCGAGGAGCGGCCTCGTGGCCGACGCGCTGCCGCTGTTTGTGGAAGCGCTCCGACTCGAGCCCGGGAGGCCCGACGCCTGCGCCAACGTCCGGCAGGCCGTGGGGATACTGGGCGTGCCGGCGCCTCCCGAGCTTTCCGGCTGCCCTCCGGCGGGCTAG